A stretch of the bacterium genome encodes the following:
- a CDS encoding prepilin-type N-terminal cleavage/methylation domain-containing protein, whose product MKRFLKSRREMGFTLIEIMIVILIIGILLVIAVPNFILSRDKSQNNACQDNLWKIEGAKEQWALENNKGNGDTPLLATLTALYLKKSATCPAGGTYSPGAVGSFSTCSKRGTHVIP is encoded by the coding sequence ATGAAAAGATTTCTAAAAAGCAGACGCGAAATGGGGTTCACCCTGATTGAAATCATGATTGTCATCCTGATTATCGGCATACTGTTAGTTATCGCCGTACCGAATTTCATACTATCACGTGATAAAAGCCAAAACAATGCCTGCCAGGATAACCTATGGAAAATTGAAGGCGCTAAGGAGCAATGGGCGCTTGAAAACAATAAAGGTAACGGTGATACCCCCCTTCTAGCAACTTTAACTGCACTGTATTTAAAAAAATCCGCAACTTGCCCAGCTGGCGGTACTTATAGCCCTGGGGCTGTGGGCTCTTTCTCAACCTGCTCCAAACGCGGAACTCACGTTATTCCTTAA